One segment of Stomatobaculum sp. F0698 DNA contains the following:
- a CDS encoding TfoX/Sxy family protein has product MASSKEYLDFILEQLSELNDVSYRAMMGEFIIYYRGKIVGGIYDDRFLVKPTKSAVAMMPNADMEPPYDGAKEMLLVDDVDNKEFLTELLEAMYFELPAPKKKN; this is encoded by the coding sequence ATGGCATCAAGCAAAGAATACTTGGATTTCATATTAGAGCAGTTGTCTGAACTGAACGATGTATCTTACCGGGCGATGATGGGCGAATTCATCATCTATTATCGCGGCAAGATTGTCGGCGGCATTTATGATGACCGATTTCTCGTGAAGCCTACGAAGTCCGCTGTGGCTATGATGCCGAATGCAGATATGGAACCGCCGTATGACGGTGCAAAGGAAATGCTACTCGTTGATGACGTTGACAATAAGGAGTTCCTAACAGAACTGCTTGAAGCGATGTATTTTGAGCTACCTGCGCCGAAGAAAAAGAACTAA
- a CDS encoding alpha/beta fold hydrolase: protein MGLIYLLMLFIPNIVWAKNRPVGYEQYAGNENKFLMTLERIGEILVCICALVFSDFNIRKTYWAGWLVLSFLFMVLYEIYWIRYFRSEKSMKEFYRSLIGFKVPEASLPVITFFLLGIYGSNAPMLISAIILGIGHIEIHILHRNEVYGKRKRKLPFRILKWILAAFGIVIVLIFLFVIGNRNINFLRHYKLVQSGVDEADYLMLGGQEQYVQMRGMNTENPVIIYLHGGPSSPDAYTTYGFSDFLLDDYTFVAWDQRGCGRTYFHNLNDDSQNETASFSQALEDLDNLVDYALNRFGKDKVIILGHSYGTILGSEYVKLHPEKVSAYIGAAQVVSLEKMDIYSYEDALYKAKAEGDDTTELEEAFEAFRQDDSISNMMSLRHLTSKYHPVAVPDKATMLAVRSPYFGVDDFRWFLKQLGDIEDYWNLNRQLFEYTFDFDADARSKEYDMPVYFVSGSCDWICPVDSVQAYFEEISAVDKGMEIIDGCGHNLQYSSPEEFAATVREVLTTSR from the coding sequence GTGGGACTGATTTATCTGCTCATGCTGTTTATTCCGAATATTGTGTGGGCAAAGAACAGGCCGGTTGGATATGAACAGTACGCAGGAAATGAGAATAAATTTCTGATGACACTTGAACGGATAGGAGAAATTTTGGTGTGTATCTGTGCGCTGGTGTTTTCAGATTTTAATATCCGTAAGACTTACTGGGCTGGATGGCTGGTGCTGTCCTTCCTTTTTATGGTTTTATATGAGATTTACTGGATCAGATACTTTCGAAGCGAGAAGTCGATGAAGGAATTCTATAGAAGTCTGATCGGGTTTAAGGTTCCGGAAGCCTCTCTGCCGGTGATAACTTTCTTTCTGCTTGGAATATATGGAAGCAATGCACCGATGCTTATCTCTGCAATCATACTTGGAATAGGACATATTGAAATTCATATTTTGCATAGGAATGAAGTTTATGGAAAGCGGAAGAGAAAATTGCCGTTCAGGATACTGAAATGGATTTTAGCTGCTTTTGGGATAGTTATTGTATTAATATTTCTTTTCGTCATAGGAAACAGAAATATCAATTTCTTGCGGCACTACAAGTTGGTTCAAAGCGGGGTAGATGAGGCGGACTATCTTATGCTTGGCGGGCAGGAACAATATGTCCAGATGAGAGGGATGAATACGGAGAATCCTGTAATCATTTATCTGCACGGAGGCCCATCATCGCCAGATGCATATACCACTTACGGTTTTTCAGATTTTCTCCTTGATGATTATACCTTTGTGGCATGGGATCAGCGAGGATGCGGCAGGACATACTTCCATAATTTGAATGATGATTCTCAGAACGAAACCGCAAGTTTCAGCCAGGCACTGGAAGATCTTGATAATCTTGTAGATTATGCTTTGAATCGATTTGGCAAGGATAAGGTAATCATTCTTGGACATTCGTATGGCACAATTCTCGGAAGCGAATATGTCAAATTGCATCCTGAAAAGGTTTCTGCGTATATCGGAGCAGCACAGGTTGTTTCACTTGAAAAGATGGACATTTACAGTTATGAAGATGCTCTGTACAAAGCCAAGGCTGAAGGCGATGATACAACAGAACTTGAAGAGGCATTTGAAGCATTCCGGCAAGACGACAGCATTTCAAATATGATGAGTTTGCGGCATCTTACTTCTAAATATCATCCGGTAGCAGTTCCGGATAAGGCAACGATGCTTGCTGTCAGGTCACCATATTTTGGAGTAGATGATTTCCGATGGTTTTTGAAGCAGCTCGGCGATATTGAAGATTACTGGAATCTCAACAGGCAATTGTTTGAATACACTTTTGACTTCGATGCCGATGCCCGAAGCAAGGAATATGATATGCCTGTATATTTTGTGTCAGGCTCATGCGACTGGATATGTCCGGTGGATTCTGTACAAGCATATTTTGAAGAAATATCTGCAGTGGACAAGGGAATGGAGATTATAGATGGGTGTGGTCATAATCTTCAATATTCATCGCCGGAGGAATTTGCGGCAACGGTCAGAGAAGTGTTAACCACTTCCCGTTGA
- a CDS encoding HAD domain-containing protein has product MSFAVFLDVDGVLNTIKTCVASPDGHIGVDDRRIAILAGAIKKYGGADIVLTSDWKNKRIGDDLQYLNGKLREHKLEISGTTKDHWNNRGQGIIDYLKEHTEIDEYVILDDNRFDFENYPKLWERLLITNGIEQAAFASDTPAIETMIFRDYIKDMSS; this is encoded by the coding sequence ATGAGTTTTGCAGTATTTTTGGATGTAGATGGTGTGCTGAATACAATAAAGACGTGTGTAGCATCTCCTGACGGTCATATAGGCGTAGATGACAGGAGAATAGCAATCCTTGCCGGTGCCATCAAAAAGTATGGCGGTGCAGACATTGTACTGACATCAGATTGGAAGAATAAAAGGATAGGCGATGATCTTCAGTATCTGAATGGAAAGTTGAGGGAACATAAACTTGAGATTTCCGGAACCACAAAAGATCATTGGAACAACAGAGGACAGGGAATTATTGATTACCTGAAAGAACATACCGAAATAGATGAATATGTTATCCTTGATGATAATCGATTTGATTTTGAGAATTATCCAAAGCTATGGGAGAGGCTTTTGATTACAAATGGAATTGAGCAGGCAGCGTTTGCCTCTGATACGCCTGCAATAGAGACAATGATATTCCGTGACTATATTAAAGACATGTCGTCATAG
- a CDS encoding TfoX/Sxy family protein: protein MASSKEYLDFILEQLSELNDVSYRAMMGEFIIYYRGKIVGGIYDDRFLVKPTKSAVAMMPNADMELPYDGAKEMLLVDDVDNKEFLTELLEVMYLELPAPKKKN, encoded by the coding sequence ATGGCATCAAGCAAAGAATACTTGGATTTCATATTAGAGCAGTTGTCTGAACTGAACGATGTATCTTACCGGGCGATGATGGGCGAATTCATCATCTATTATCGCGGCAAGATTGTCGGCGGCATTTATGATGACCGATTTCTCGTGAAGCCTACGAAGTCCGCTGTGGCTATGATGCCGAATGCAGACATGGAGCTGCCGTATGACGGTGCAAAGGAAATGCTACTCGTTGATGACGTTGACAATAAGGAGTTCCTAACAGAACTGCTTGAAGTGATGTATTTGGAGCTACCTGCGCCGAAGAAAAAGAACTAA
- a CDS encoding Fic family protein has translation MDRYDDRDVVITNLIESYDRLMEFGKKHLNDVFTLDGIQRVSARDRILREIISNLLMHRDFSSGYVPKLVIERDKITTENANLAHGHGNLNLKTFKPFAKNPPIAKVFREIGLADELGSGMRNSYKYTKLYSGGEPIFTEADVFTTVIPLSEAATATVGPTTQDPHQVAPQDTHQVAPQDVDQRLVELTEFCSMPRSKREMMDYLGLTDSKNFRERYLVPLLEAGKIEMTIPDKPNSKNQKYRKVNLEIKN, from the coding sequence GTGGATCGTTATGATGATAGGGATGTGGTAATCACAAACTTGATTGAAAGTTATGACCGTTTGATGGAATTCGGGAAGAAGCATTTAAACGACGTATTCACGTTGGATGGCATTCAGAGGGTAAGCGCCAGAGATAGAATCCTGCGTGAGATCATTTCCAATCTGCTCATGCACCGTGATTTTTCCAGCGGATATGTACCGAAGCTTGTTATTGAACGGGATAAGATCACAACAGAAAACGCCAACCTTGCGCACGGGCATGGAAACCTGAACCTGAAAACATTCAAGCCATTTGCAAAGAATCCGCCGATAGCAAAAGTATTCCGCGAGATCGGACTTGCTGACGAGTTGGGAAGCGGCATGCGCAATAGCTATAAGTACACGAAGCTGTATTCCGGCGGAGAGCCGATTTTCACGGAAGCTGATGTGTTTACTACTGTGATTCCCCTTTCAGAGGCGGCAACTGCTACAGTCGGGCCGACTACCCAAGATCCCCACCAAGTTGCCCCCCAAGATACCCATCAAGTTGCCCCTCAAGACGTGGATCAAAGGCTGGTGGAATTAACTGAGTTTTGTAGTATGCCGCGAAGCAAACGCGAGATGATGGACTACCTTGGCCTTACTGACAGCAAGAATTTCAGAGAGAGATATCTGGTTCCTTTGCTTGAGGCAGGGAAGATTGAAATGACGATACCTGATAAGCCGAACAGCAAGAACCAGAAGTATAGAAAAGTAAACCTTGAAATCAAAAACTGA
- a CDS encoding nucleotide pyrophosphohydrolase yields MKQETIERIRKFTDDRDWDQFHTPANLAKSISIEANELLECFQWSDTEYDLEHVKEELADVIVYCQNMLDKLGLDVDEIVMSKMTKNEAKYPVEKAKGSSAKYDEL; encoded by the coding sequence ATGAAACAGGAAACCATAGAAAGAATAAGAAAATTCACAGATGACAGGGACTGGGATCAGTTCCACACACCAGCCAACCTTGCCAAGTCCATCTCCATTGAAGCCAACGAGCTTCTGGAGTGCTTCCAGTGGAGCGACACAGAATATGACCTTGAGCACGTGAAGGAAGAACTGGCTGATGTCATCGTTTACTGCCAGAACATGCTGGATAAGCTGGGGCTGGATGTGGACGAGATCGTGATGAGCAAGATGACTAAGAATGAAGCCAAGTATCCAGTGGAGAAAGCGAAAGGCAGCTCTGCGAAGTATGATGAGCTATAA
- a CDS encoding WapI family immunity protein → MSVKFTEENKHLEFHVLGYEFPEKGKKDDAYDANWLVVQIDYSDDQLTFSEKDTCLLSFELQDLTESIDDVLVGKETGLLMTFMEPYLTFAITQVGEVYAVQIRFVYDTSDGLWKDVYISQGMTLDELTNMNNSFKDLYKTYPYRETEK, encoded by the coding sequence ATGAGCGTTAAGTTTACAGAAGAGAATAAGCATCTGGAATTTCATGTTCTCGGATATGAATTTCCTGAAAAAGGCAAGAAGGACGATGCCTATGATGCCAACTGGCTTGTAGTCCAAATTGATTATTCGGACGATCAGCTGACATTCAGCGAAAAGGATACATGCCTTCTGAGTTTTGAACTTCAAGATTTGACTGAGTCAATAGATGATGTGCTTGTCGGCAAGGAGACGGGCTTGCTCATGACATTCATGGAACCGTATTTAACATTTGCCATAACGCAGGTTGGAGAAGTCTACGCAGTTCAAATACGGTTTGTGTATGACACATCTGATGGACTTTGGAAAGATGTATATATTTCTCAGGGAATGACATTAGATGAGCTTACGAATATGAATAATAGTTTTAAGGATTTGTACAAGACGTATCCATATCGTGAGACGGAGAAATAA
- a CDS encoding phytoene desaturase family protein, translating to MGKKVVIIGAGVSGLSAGIYALQAGYSVEIYEKNKMPGGECTGWNRRGYHIDNCIHFLVGCNKDEQLYKMWENLGVISDGLKIYREPYLYCMNMDGITLNLWRDLEKARKEFLELAPEDYKELNLFFDCAKTLECVKPPCDYSIAHMNPLQFIKLGMSMKDASKAIKEYGKQSMEEFVNRFKNHYIRAMFKNYFNINFNALSFVASYAFFTSNTAAIPEGGSVGLVGRMLAKFESLGGKLHLGINIGKINIVDGQVVSILGNNGEVIKSDNYIWCADPHYLFYDLIGEKYLDKNLRYMYDNPQGYVSNTCYQVAFGIATEEDLKLPKGSIIFPCDEYDVAGETHNFCGMRVYDYDETLFPMGKRVIQCNILQNDENYAYWFGLKNNFSLYNQEKQRLADDLRLRIEKKYPQLQGKLIVLGTYSPVTFITWCNAYKGGYMSFNPQKGYQTKYVKSTIKGLNNLYLASQWIQTSGGLPIAAASGKFAIDIMKSSR from the coding sequence ATGGGTAAAAAAGTAGTGATTATTGGAGCAGGTGTTTCGGGGTTGAGTGCCGGAATATATGCATTGCAGGCTGGTTATTCAGTAGAAATATATGAAAAAAACAAAATGCCTGGAGGTGAGTGTACAGGGTGGAACAGGCGAGGATATCATATAGATAATTGTATACATTTTCTTGTTGGATGCAATAAGGATGAACAACTATATAAAATGTGGGAAAATCTTGGGGTTATTTCTGATGGTTTAAAGATCTATCGTGAGCCATATTTATATTGTATGAATATGGATGGAATAACACTAAATTTGTGGAGAGATTTAGAGAAAGCAAGAAAAGAGTTTTTAGAGCTTGCTCCAGAAGATTACAAAGAATTAAATTTGTTTTTTGACTGTGCCAAAACCTTAGAGTGTGTAAAGCCACCATGCGATTATTCGATTGCTCATATGAATCCTTTGCAATTTATAAAACTAGGGATGAGCATGAAAGATGCAAGTAAAGCAATTAAGGAATATGGAAAGCAGTCGATGGAGGAGTTTGTCAATCGCTTTAAAAATCATTACATTAGAGCAATGTTTAAAAATTACTTTAATATCAATTTTAACGCTCTTTCCTTTGTTGCATCATATGCTTTTTTTACAAGCAACACGGCAGCTATACCAGAAGGAGGTTCTGTTGGATTGGTTGGTAGAATGCTTGCTAAATTTGAATCCTTAGGTGGGAAGTTGCATCTGGGTATTAATATTGGAAAAATAAATATTGTAGATGGTCAAGTTGTTAGTATTCTGGGCAACAATGGAGAGGTAATCAAATCAGATAACTATATTTGGTGTGCAGACCCACATTATCTTTTCTATGACTTAATTGGTGAAAAATATTTAGATAAAAATCTTAGGTATATGTATGATAATCCACAGGGCTATGTTTCTAATACATGTTATCAGGTTGCATTTGGAATAGCTACTGAGGAGGATTTGAAATTACCTAAAGGAAGCATTATTTTTCCTTGTGATGAATATGATGTTGCAGGGGAAACACACAATTTTTGTGGAATGCGAGTTTATGATTATGATGAGACACTATTTCCAATGGGAAAGAGAGTCATTCAATGTAATATTTTACAAAATGATGAAAATTATGCCTATTGGTTTGGACTAAAAAATAATTTTAGCTTATACAATCAAGAAAAACAGCGTCTTGCAGATGACTTGAGATTAAGAATTGAAAAAAAGTATCCACAGCTTCAAGGGAAACTCATCGTACTTGGAACATATTCTCCAGTTACATTTATAACTTGGTGTAATGCATATAAAGGGGGTTACATGAGTTTTAATCCACAGAAAGGATATCAAACCAAGTATGTTAAGAGCACTATTAAAGGTTTAAATAATTTATACCTTGCAAGTCAATGGATTCAAACTAGTGGAGGACTTCCTATTGCTGCAGCAAGTGGAAAGTTTGCTATAGATATTATGAAATCTAGTAGGTAA